From a region of the Acinetobacter calcoaceticus genome:
- the secD gene encoding protein translocase subunit SecD, with product MRYPAWKYLLILVVLVISTLYALPSLYPDEPAVQISGAKAGTQIDQSVVQKAEQILKTANIASHDNTFTNNAALLRVSSSEAQLKAKEVLRRDLGDQYVVALNLAPTTPEWLQKIGAKPMKLGLDLRGGVHFLLEVDMDKAVAQRMETSATDLRRQFRENKIKFNSLALTNNVITVQFADNADRDAAMDFLRRNGNEYTQQALASSTGSTLKLSYTDVRRQEIQSYAVNQNLTTLRNRINELGVAEALVQSQGSNRIVVELPGVQDTAEAKRVLGRTANLEFRLVSDSNDQYIDPYTGKYNSQPLPPGTEVFAYESLDSGRQLLLQRNRILTGERVQNASSGFSQDSGGAEVNITLDSAGGKLMSDATRNAVGKRMAVLFIENKQKITYVIDPKTGAQTEVRTPYTESVVINAATVQAVLGSTFRITGLSSPQEASELALMLRAGALAAPMYFVEERVVGPSLGQENIDKGVLSTQIGFLLVAIWMVVFFRVFGLIANFALVVNLAMILTVMSWIGASLTLPGIAGIVITIGMAVDANVLICERIREEMLWGASPKQAIVAGYDRAYNTIFDSNLTTFLVAFILFAIGTGPIKGFAVTLMIGIVCSMFTAITVTRAIVQIIYGKRRNLKKLSI from the coding sequence ATGCGTTACCCTGCATGGAAATATTTACTGATTCTGGTTGTTCTGGTAATCAGTACATTATACGCACTGCCTAGTCTATATCCGGATGAGCCCGCCGTTCAAATTTCCGGTGCCAAAGCTGGTACCCAAATTGATCAAAGTGTGGTGCAAAAAGCAGAGCAAATTTTAAAAACAGCAAATATTGCAAGCCATGACAATACTTTTACAAATAATGCTGCCCTCTTGCGTGTCAGTTCATCTGAAGCGCAATTAAAAGCAAAAGAAGTATTACGTCGTGACTTAGGTGATCAATATGTTGTTGCCCTAAACCTTGCACCAACCACACCGGAATGGTTGCAAAAGATTGGGGCTAAACCAATGAAACTTGGTTTGGACTTACGTGGTGGTGTCCACTTCTTACTTGAAGTAGATATGGACAAAGCCGTTGCCCAACGTATGGAAACCTCTGCCACCGATTTGCGTCGTCAGTTCCGTGAAAACAAGATCAAATTTAATAGTCTTGCATTAACCAATAATGTAATCACTGTTCAATTTGCTGACAATGCTGACCGTGATGCAGCAATGGATTTTTTACGTCGTAATGGGAATGAATATACCCAACAGGCGTTAGCAAGCTCTACTGGTTCTACTCTAAAGCTTTCTTATACTGATGTACGTCGTCAAGAAATCCAGTCATATGCGGTGAATCAAAACTTAACAACATTACGTAATCGTATTAACGAACTTGGTGTTGCAGAAGCATTGGTACAAAGTCAGGGTAGCAATCGTATTGTTGTTGAATTACCGGGTGTGCAAGATACAGCTGAAGCTAAACGTGTTTTAGGCCGTACAGCAAACCTCGAATTCCGTTTAGTGTCTGACTCAAATGACCAATATATTGACCCATATACGGGTAAATATAATAGTCAACCTTTGCCTCCGGGCACAGAAGTTTTTGCTTATGAGTCCTTAGATAGCGGTCGTCAACTTTTGTTGCAACGCAACCGTATCTTGACTGGTGAGCGCGTTCAAAATGCAAGCTCTGGCTTTAGCCAAGACTCTGGTGGTGCCGAGGTAAATATTACCCTCGACAGTGCTGGCGGCAAGCTTATGTCCGATGCAACTCGTAATGCTGTTGGTAAACGCATGGCGGTATTGTTCATCGAAAATAAGCAAAAAATTACTTATGTCATAGATCCTAAAACTGGTGCGCAAACAGAAGTTCGTACTCCATACACTGAATCTGTAGTCATCAATGCTGCAACTGTTCAGGCCGTTTTAGGTTCAACTTTCCGTATTACCGGTTTAAGTTCTCCTCAAGAAGCATCTGAACTTGCATTAATGCTTCGTGCAGGTGCTTTGGCTGCACCAATGTACTTTGTTGAAGAGCGTGTAGTTGGTCCAAGCCTTGGTCAAGAAAACATTGATAAAGGTGTGTTATCAACTCAAATCGGCTTCTTGCTTGTTGCAATCTGGATGGTAGTGTTCTTCCGTGTATTCGGCTTAATTGCTAACTTTGCTCTTGTTGTTAACTTGGCAATGATTTTAACAGTTATGTCATGGATCGGGGCTTCCCTCACCTTACCAGGTATTGCGGGTATCGTTATTACCATTGGTATGGCCGTCGATGCGAACGTATTGATATGCGAGCGTATTCGAGAAGAAATGCTCTGGGGCGCATCGCCCAAACAGGCCATTGTGGCCGGTTATGATCGAGCCTATAACACCATTTTTGACTCGAACTTAACAACGTTCCTTGTTGCTTTCATTT
- the queA gene encoding tRNA preQ1(34) S-adenosylmethionine ribosyltransferase-isomerase QueA, translated as MQLSDFSFELPDELIARYPLESRSASRLLHLDSKGKYHDHMFTGIIDLFEEGDLLVLNDTKVMKARLKGKRSTGGAIEILVERMLNHTTAYCHIKSSNSPKAGAELFVGADNIPVIVRGRHENLFVVEFSQPILPVLEQYGQLPIPPYFNREAEEIDTERYQTVFHNPEKIASVAAPTASLHFDEELLAKLEQKNVQKTFVTLHVGAGTFMPVRTDDITNHIMHSEWCDVPQETIDLILATKARGNKVIAIGTTATRALESAAQAHSGKIAAWTGDTQIFIYPGYQFCIVDRLITNFHLPESTLLMLVSALSNRDNILAAYEHAVKSRYRFFSYGDAMLIDKLEG; from the coding sequence ATGCAACTGTCTGACTTTTCCTTTGAATTACCTGATGAACTTATTGCCCGTTACCCTCTCGAATCACGCAGTGCTTCGCGGTTATTGCACTTAGACTCAAAGGGTAAATATCACGATCACATGTTCACAGGCATTATCGACCTGTTCGAAGAAGGTGATCTGCTAGTGCTTAATGACACCAAAGTCATGAAAGCTCGACTTAAAGGAAAACGTTCTACAGGCGGTGCTATTGAGATTTTGGTTGAGCGTATGCTGAACCACACCACAGCGTATTGTCATATTAAATCGAGCAACTCACCTAAAGCGGGTGCTGAGCTTTTTGTTGGTGCAGATAACATTCCTGTGATTGTCCGTGGTCGTCACGAAAACTTATTTGTGGTTGAGTTTTCACAACCAATCTTGCCTGTCCTTGAGCAATATGGTCAGTTACCTATTCCGCCTTACTTTAACCGTGAAGCAGAAGAAATAGACACCGAACGCTATCAAACGGTTTTCCATAATCCTGAAAAAATTGCCAGTGTTGCGGCTCCTACTGCAAGCTTGCACTTTGACGAAGAATTATTAGCAAAGTTAGAACAAAAAAATGTTCAAAAAACTTTTGTGACTTTACACGTAGGGGCAGGCACATTTATGCCCGTTCGTACTGATGACATTACTAACCATATCATGCACAGTGAATGGTGTGATGTTCCTCAAGAAACAATAGATTTGATTTTGGCGACTAAAGCACGCGGAAATAAAGTGATTGCCATAGGTACAACTGCAACACGTGCTTTAGAAAGCGCAGCTCAAGCCCATAGCGGTAAAATTGCGGCTTGGACTGGCGACACGCAAATCTTTATCTATCCGGGCTACCAGTTCTGCATCGTAGACCGTTTAATTACCAACTTCCATTTACCAGAATCTACCCTGCTCATGCTGGTGTCAGCTCTTTCAAATCGAGACAACATTTTAGCTGCCTATGAACATGCAGTTAAAAGCCGCTATCGTTTCTTTAGTTATGGCGATGCAATGCTGATTGATAAATTAGAAGGTTAA
- the tgt gene encoding tRNA guanosine(34) transglycosylase Tgt, with translation MKFEKLGQSGRARRGRLTLEHGVVETPVFMPVGTYGTVKGMLPRDIEDIQAQIILGNTFHLYLRPGLEVIKEHGGLHNFIKWDKPILTDSGGFQVFSLGAMRKIKEEGVTFRSPIDGSKVFLSPEISMEIQQVLNSDIVMIFDECTPYPATHEEAQKSLQLSLRWAKRCKTHHHDELKNNNALFGIIQGGMYEDLRDESLNGLLEIGFDGYAIGGLSVGEPKDEMIKVLDYLPSKMPQDKPRYLMGVGKPEDIVEAVRRGVDMFDCVMPTRNARNGHYFVTDGLVRIRNSKYRHDQSPLDPHCDCYTCKNFTRAYLFHLEKCGEMLASMLGTIHNLRYYQRLTEGMRDALENGTFDEFVQDFYARRGLEVPPCPVDE, from the coding sequence ATGAAGTTTGAAAAATTAGGTCAGTCGGGGCGCGCCCGTCGTGGTCGTTTAACTTTAGAGCATGGTGTTGTTGAAACACCTGTTTTTATGCCAGTGGGGACTTACGGCACAGTTAAAGGTATGTTACCGCGTGATATCGAAGACATTCAGGCACAAATTATTTTAGGAAATACATTCCATTTATATTTGCGTCCGGGTCTCGAAGTGATTAAAGAACACGGCGGTTTGCATAACTTTATTAAATGGGATAAGCCAATTTTGACTGACTCTGGCGGTTTCCAGGTTTTTAGTCTTGGCGCAATGCGCAAAATCAAAGAGGAAGGTGTTACTTTCCGCTCACCGATTGATGGTTCAAAAGTATTTTTATCACCTGAAATTTCTATGGAAATTCAGCAGGTTTTGAACTCTGACATCGTCATGATTTTTGATGAATGTACACCTTATCCTGCAACTCATGAAGAAGCACAAAAATCATTGCAGCTTTCTTTACGCTGGGCAAAACGTTGTAAAACCCATCATCATGATGAGCTCAAAAATAACAATGCACTATTTGGCATTATTCAGGGCGGCATGTATGAAGACTTACGTGATGAGTCTTTAAATGGCCTTCTTGAAATCGGATTTGATGGTTATGCGATTGGCGGTTTATCTGTAGGTGAACCTAAAGATGAGATGATCAAAGTTTTAGATTATCTACCAAGCAAAATGCCACAGGACAAACCACGTTACTTGATGGGCGTTGGTAAGCCGGAAGATATCGTTGAAGCGGTGCGCCGCGGTGTCGATATGTTCGACTGTGTAATGCCAACCCGTAATGCGCGAAACGGTCATTATTTTGTCACTGATGGTCTGGTACGTATTCGTAATAGTAAATATCGCCATGATCAGAGTCCGCTCGATCCACATTGCGATTGCTACACTTGTAAGAACTTTACCCGTGCTTATCTATTCCATCTTGAAAAATGTGGAGAGATGTTAGCGTCTATGCTCGGTACCATTCATAACTTACGTTATTACCAACGTTTAACTGAAGGTATGCGTGATGCATTAGAGAATGGCACATTTGATGAATTTGTTCAGGACTTTTATGCCCGCCGTGGTTTAGAAGTTCCACCATGTCCGGTTGATGAATAA
- the yajC gene encoding preprotein translocase subunit YajC yields the protein MSFLISAAHAAPAAGPTTGILPNILMIVVFVAIFYFLIWRPQAKRAKEHRSLIESLGVGSEVVFAGGLMGKVTKIEGDYAVVELSRGVEVKIQRASVISVLPEGTLNNL from the coding sequence ATGAGCTTTTTAATTTCTGCTGCACATGCAGCACCGGCAGCTGGCCCAACTACAGGTATTTTGCCAAACATCTTGATGATTGTCGTATTCGTTGCAATCTTTTATTTCTTAATTTGGCGCCCTCAAGCAAAACGCGCTAAAGAGCACCGTTCTTTAATCGAGAGCTTAGGTGTAGGTAGTGAAGTTGTGTTCGCTGGTGGTTTAATGGGCAAAGTGACCAAAATTGAAGGTGACTATGCAGTTGTTGAACTTAGCCGTGGTGTAGAAGTAAAAATTCAGCGTGCCAGCGTAATTTCAGTATTACCTGAAGGCACTCTAAATAACCTTTAA